GTCAGTGCCAACGGGAGCTGCGGTGGTGAAGATGGAGCTGGTGGCGCGTATGAAGCGGGCGGTGGCTGCCATGCTGCCGCCTCGTCTTTGCGCTGTTTCACCACGAGCGCCACGCAAGCCGTCCAGGTTGGGAGCGCCCCAACGCCTGGCACAAGCTCCAATAAGAATGATGGCAGCAACAGCCAGTGGAACCCAAGAAGCAGACTGAGAATCCCGGTCAAAGCACAGTTAATCATCATGATGATGAAAAACGCGACGGGTGCACCGACGACACTTACCATAAAAGCAGTAAGCGGAATCTGAATGAGGTCGGCAAGCCCCGCGATAACGAAGGCAAGCACGGTTCGGTTGCTGCTGAGAGTGGGTGGATTCATGGAAATGGGAGGCAAGCGCTGGCTACCTGCGGTTGCGGATATGCGCCTCAATGTCCGGCGCAAGCCCGGTTGGGATGGCATTTGAAGATGGCTGCGGAGTGTGCGGCGCAGAATCGTCGAAAGTTTCGACCGTATTGCTGTGGACCTCGGAAGTGATGACGCTGTCCAGAATGTCGAAGTCCCGATTAAGTTCCTTCTGAAACACCACGTCTTCAAAGATGCGAAGGGC
This is a stretch of genomic DNA from Prosthecobacter algae. It encodes these proteins:
- a CDS encoding SHOCT domain-containing protein, which produces MNPPTLSSNRTVLAFVIAGLADLIQIPLTAFMVSVVGAPVAFFIIMMINCALTGILSLLLGFHWLLLPSFLLELVPGVGALPTWTACVALVVKQRKDEAAAWQPPPASYAPPAPSSPPQLPLALTAHAQAMAQPPSLHKADIEARLSRLNDLLSKNMITQAEYEAKRQQILAEI